The following nucleotide sequence is from Psychroflexus torquis ATCC 700755.
AGGTGGTCATATTACATCAACAGTAGTAGGAACTTTTGATGATCCTTACCCTGGTTATGGAACTCATATCACTGGTTCAGAAACTGGAGAAAATGGCTTCGATGCTACTAATTCGGGGAATCCTTCAGTGTTTTTTTGGGATGCAAGTACACAGGTTTATACTCTTCTGCCAAATACGGACGAACGTACATTAACCGCTGGTGAAGCTGCTCTTATTTTAGTAAGAGGAAGTCGTGTACTTGATTTAACAGTAGATAATATCCAAGATAATTTTCCTACAATTCTAAGAACAATTGGTGATTTACATATTGGTGACTTTACTTTAACTAATCTTGCCTCTACAACTGAGGAATTTTCATTAATTGGTAATCCATACCATGCTGAAATGGATCTAGATGCACTCCTTAAGAGTCCAAATAACGTAGGTCTTAGTTCAAGCTTCGTATATTATTTTGATCCTACTTTAGGTTCACAGGGCTCATATGTAACTTTAGATCTTTCAGATCAAAGTACAACACCCCCTTCTCTAAATGATAAGTATCTTCAACCAAATCAATCGTTTTTTATTGAAAATATTGCTGATAACGCAAGTTTAACTTTCAAAGAAAGCTTTAAACGCTCAAACGAGCAAAGACAAAACAAATAAAATTTTTATCGCCGATACCGATTTAAGATAGACGTTAGTATGTTCGACTCCAACGCAGATGTGTTCAGGGGATGGTGTTACGTTAAGGTTCAATCCAAATTATAGCGAACAAGTCACTTAGAAGAAGATGCGACTAAAGTTTGGAATTCAGACGGATCCATAGCAATTCAAAACCAAGATAAATATTTATCGGTTGATAAACGCCCTTTACAGGATAATATAGTAGATGCTGTATTGTACATGTTTTATCCAAGGGATAATGATCAATTTTTAATTAATCTAAATTATCGCCTTGAAATTGATATTAAGAATATGCCTAGTTCTGGTGAGGTCGTTTTAATCGACAATTACTTAGAGACTAGAACACAATTAAACCAAAACTCAAACATATATAGTTTTAATTTGGACCCAATACTTCCTGAATCAGAAAATGTAAATCGCTTTGAGTTAGGCTTTGAAAATATAACACTTGGCACCACAACACCACAAGAGGAATTGGCTTTTTTAAGCTTATACCCAAATCCAACGACTGGTTTAATAAATATCGACTTAAAAGAAGCAGGGGAAGCTCTAGAGAATATAAAAATTTTTAGCACAGACGGTAAGCTAGTCAAACAAATTAATATCATTAATAATTCTACAGAGCAAATAGACGTTAGTGATTTATCCAGAGGATTTTATCTTGTTGAATTACAAACTGCCAACTCTATCTATGTTGAAAAATTGATTCTAAATTAAAGAGTAGTTGGATTCAAGTCATAAATACAAATTCTGCGTTAAATAATAATTGATCCATTACAAATATAGGATTTTCAAAATTGAACCTTTTTCTAGGTCTTATACCAAATTATATTTATAATACCGTATGAATAAATTGAATTATACTACGACGTAGCTCAGCACAGGTTTTTTGATTGATTAATTGAAATCAAAAATAACAAGCATAGCCTTAGCTACGGTAATTATTTTTGATGAAAAGCAGGCGAAAAAAGCCTGTGCCGAATTCGTATCGGTAAAACGATTTATTGCGTCATTATAGGTCTAATTTGGTATAGAACCATTGCTACAAACTTCACTTTCCCATTAACAATTCCACTGGCTGCTATTAACGGAATGTTTAATTCTTCTTTCACCATAGGATTAGGGTAAAAGGTGTAGTGTAGTCTACTCTTCATCATTATGCCCACCAGCTTCAAAACCTTCAGCGACTTCAGCCTCCTATACCTTTAATGCAAATTTTACGCTATAGACTACATGAACGACAGTAATATCGTTTTCTTTAAGTCTAGCTGCATGAATTTTAGTTATTCCTGCGGAAGTAAATACAACTTTAACGCCTCCAGAAATAATTACTTGGATAATCTATTCAATATTAAGATACATCATAAGTACATTGACTCCGAATGGTTTAGACGTTGCTTTTTGATATTTTATAATATGCTCTCGTGATACATTGACCCCACACTAAGCAAACCTAGGCCACCAGCATTACTTACGACACTAGTTGGTCGCAAGCAGCTGTTCCCATAACATTCAAGCTTGAGTGATCGGATATTGAATATTAAAAGCTCTGTAACTCTGTTTTTTACTATTCCTTAATTAGCTTGAAACTATTTGTTTTAGAACTTGATTTTATAGTAGCGAAGTACATTCCACTTGCTAATTCAGAAAGATCACAAATTATTAACATTGGAAATCTTGGTATTCAGCACTTGATCTCCCATGATATTGTACACAATAAAATCTGCTTGTGACATTCCTTCTGGAAAAGAGATATTAATATTGTTTTTACAGGGTTTGGATACAGTGCAAATTGATTTTTTAGTAACTGGTCTTCTGCTCCAAGAATAAAAGATTGTTAAGAGCATCTTCGAAATTTGGAATTCCATAGCCCATTCGATCTGTCGGATTATTAAATAAATGTGCTGATTCTCTCACAACCTGCATTATCTGTGCATTTGGGACTTCGGGTCTGGCTTGCCATAATGATGCTACCGCACCCGCCATAATAGGAGAACTAAAAGATGTTCCATTACTGGTAGTTACGTTTCCATTCGAACTTACAACAGCCGCATTTCGACCTTGAGCCATTACATCTGGCTTAACTCGACCATCTATTGTAGGTCCTATTGAGCTAAAGCTTACATAATCTCCATCTGAATCAACTGCACCAATGGTTAACATTCCGGGTGAATCTCCTGGAGTACCAACAAAAGGAAAACCAGAACTACCACCATTCCCCGCAGATGTAACTAAGATCATACCTTTATCAAAAGCGTGATTTGCACCACGCGCGCCAATCGTAGTTTGACCATCAAGATCCTCATAACTATGATCATAGGCAGAATTGTCATAACCTCGATATCCTAAAGATGTATTTACAACGTCAACACCTAGGCTATCTGAACGCTCTAGTGCTTCAACCCACCAGGCTTCTTCAACTGGGTTTTCGCTAGGACCAAATTCTGTCCTAAAAAGGTAAAAAGAGGCTTCGGGAGCAGTACCTACAAATTGACCTGAAATAAATCCACCTATATCACTAAATGTTTGTGCTCCATGCGACCCTGTTCCATCAACATTTTCTTGACGCAATGCAAAATCGTAAGTTCCAAGTAATCTGCCATCAGAAACAATATGCGAGAAAGCTGGATTATTTATCACGTTTGGAAAACCACTATCCAAAACGGCTACAACCATTCCATCCCCATTAAAATCTTGTTCATGTAAATAATCTACTTTTAGCATCGTAGTCTGATTTGCCGCAGCACCATAATTATATGTAATTTTACTTTGTTGGTTCTCGATGGCAAATTTATCTGGGGTAGCACCTGTTATTGACCTAAAATTTAGAGACTTGTCCATAAATTCGACTGAACTCACATAATCTTCGCCAAGTAAGTCATCAATATCCATCTGGGACCCACGAACATAAACGGCATTCATCCATTTGGATTTAGCATGAACACTTATGCCTAAGGTATTTTTAAGTTGTGTAATATAGGCTTCATTTACAGGAACATCACGATCATCAATTGTCGTATTTTGCAAGGCCTTTCTATCAATGGCCTCCTGAGTCATAATAGAGATAGGATTTGCGATAGAGGTGGCCACGTCTTCTTTATCTAGAAGAAAGACCAACGCATCCTGCTGCGAATACATAAACGGAGTCGCAAAGACGGCTAATAATAGTAAGATTTTTTTCATATTTTTATTATTTAAGCAATAACACCACTTCCAAGCAATTCTTCGTTAGAATACCAAGCAACAAATTGTACCTCAGTAATAGCCGATTGTAGTTTCTCAAAGGTAACATAAAGTCCGAAAGTGTTTGGTGTAAAGTTGCTTTTTCCAAATTTGACGGTTTCGAATACGCGCCATTACATCCAAGGTTTCATTAATATTTGGCTCTAAATCATTTCTCACCCAATGAACCTCTTCATTCTTAACAAGCAGTCCAAGACGATAGAGACCAGGATGTGCTTTACCCTGTCTTGTATAAATAACCTTACTTAAGTTTCGCAACTAGTATTCAATGGGTTTTCATGCTATTTAAGTTACCAAATACAAATCATGCTATAACAAGAAGATATTGCAAAAGTTCAATAAATAGAAGGGAAGCTTAATAAGGTTTGGCTTAATTCAGACTATTTACAGGCACATCTGGATATTTTAGGTTTCAAGAGAATAAAAAACAATTCAGTTGGTGCAAAAAGGTGGGTTTTTCATTTGAGGATTTGATCGCTATGCACTTAATCTTGTCCCTTATTGGAATTGACTCTATATATGAACTTACAACCAGTAAAGACGATGAACTGAGTAACTAAGGAAAAGATACGTACTGTCCAGTTTTAGCAAATCAAAAAATCAATTGGAGAACTTTTTTGGCCCAGTTCGTAAAGCAGTATTTAATAAAAGATGAACTTTTCACACCCTCACCAGGTGCTGCAAGAGGCTTGATCTTTGGTAATACTGATCTTTAAAAACAGAAAAGACTATTGAAGGTGGCTCGAAGATCTACAACCATGTATCAAAACCTATTATGCCAAATCAGCATTCAAATATCGCATAAAATCAGTTTCATTTTCACTTATTAACCGTCATAAAATAGAACCGTAACTAGTGCTATGCTTATATTTTTTTCCTTGACTAAGTAAAAAACCTGAGCTAAGCTAAGTCGTAGTATAATTCAAATTTTTGATATATCATTAAAAAACTAAATTGGTATAATTTGTTGCCAACAGTTTGTGTCTAATTTGTTGCGTGATTAAGCAATTGATTTAGCAAACAAATAACGGATAGAAAATCCCAGCGGAGTTTTCTAGGTGTGCACTTGCTCAATTAATTATACATTGTGTTGTAGCACATTTTTAATTAATTACTATTTCAACATTTAATCCTTGTTCACCTCTAAGCTTTGGAATCAGAGCGTGATATGTCAAATTTGGTGCTTCTGTCGTTTCATTTTGGTTGAAAGTAACAGTTAGGTTTTCATTTCCGATTACACAACTTTCAACTAATTCCTAGTCAATTGAACTATTAGCATTTGCAAGTCCTTTTTTTCCAATACCCAAATCGTAAACAGTAAAATCAATGGTAGGTTGGCAACTTCCTGATACAAATTCTGTAAAATCCACTTGATTTCTAATAATCATATGATTTTCAAATAATTCTATATCCATTTGGTATTTTGTGTTTATACAATCCTATTCACTTTCAAGACTTGTCGTGTTTATGAGCCTATCTGTAAAATTATCATCATTGTTACAAGAAAAGATTCTGAGAAATAAAAATGGGATAAGTAAAGCCTGATAGTTCATAATTATACTTTTCTATTAAATATATTTTTCTCGAATTGGTTGCGTTAAATGTTCTATGGTGGTATTTTACAAAAAACGTAGCGTTTAAAAAAAGGCTGCGTTTTCGAATAATACGCAAGCCATATTTTTAAATTTTGCCACCTGGAAAAAGCACCCAAGCCATTTCTATAACTTACGCTATTTTTATATGCTTAGTTGGTAGCCACTGGATATTCTATCCTATAATTCATCATTTTTTAATAATTTTCTTATTTAAAACCCCATTCTTCGTGTATATCTTCATCAGATAAATACCAACGGATAAATCAGAAATATCTAAAGTTTGAAAATCTGAAATTACAGATTTTTTAATCTGTCCGATTAAATTGAAAATTTCAATTTTTTGAATCACCATGTTTTTAGATTTTATAAATACTAAACCACTACTTGGATTTGGATAAATTTGACCATTACTAAAATCGAAATCAGTTGTCCTTAGAGTGAAATTTCTAAATATAGCTTGTCCAAATATGGCATTGCTAATTGTAAGAACTAAACCGTTGTCTTCTTGTGTAATCTCATAAGATCCGGCGTCTTGCATAAATGAGAAAAATTCAATTTCAAACGAAGTATGAGCTTGAACACCACAATCTTCATTTGTATTAGAATAATCGAAAGTTTCTAAAATATTCGAATTTGGAAAATTATATATTCCGCTAAACCTATTGCAAGCCCCTTCGCCAGAAAATTCATAGTTTTCGAGAATTGTTAAGGTAGGTGTAATTTCGGGTTCTATTTCTGATACTTCATAAGGCGTTCCTGCGTCACTTGATTGGACAAAATTTAAATTCCAAGTCTGAAATAAATCAGGATCTGGGTCTTGTGCATTCCCATAGAAGGCGGTGAATAGTACTACTACTAAAAGTGAATATTTCATGATCGCTGCTTTTTTCAGCTTGTGGATAACGCTTATGTGTGACAAGCCTTGTGTG
It contains:
- a CDS encoding T9SS type A sorting domain-containing protein; translation: MPSSGEVVLIDNYLETRTQLNQNSNIYSFNLDPILPESENVNRFELGFENITLGTTTPQEELAFLSLYPNPTTGLINIDLKEAGEALENIKIFSTDGKLVKQINIINNSTEQIDVSDLSRGFYLVELQTANSIYVEKLILN
- a CDS encoding T9SS type A sorting domain-containing protein, translating into MKYSLLVVVLFTAFYGNAQDPDPDLFQTWNLNFVQSSDAGTPYEVSEIEPEITPTLTILENYEFSGEGACNRFSGIYNFPNSNILETFDYSNTNEDCGVQAHTSFEIEFFSFMQDAGSYEITQEDNGLVLTISNAIFGQAIFRNFTLRTTDFDFSNGQIYPNPSSGLVFIKSKNMVIQKIEIFNLIGQIKKSVISDFQTLDISDLSVGIYLMKIYTKNGVLNKKIIKK
- a CDS encoding T9SS type A sorting domain-containing protein, whose translation is MLIICDLSELASGMYFATIKSSSKTNSFKLIKE
- a CDS encoding S8 family peptidase; the encoded protein is MKKILLLLAVFATPFMYSQQDALVFLLDKEDVATSIANPISIMTQEAIDRKALQNTTIDDRDVPVNEAYITQLKNTLGISVHAKSKWMNAVYVRGSQMDIDDLLGEDYVSSVEFMDKSLNFRSITGATPDKFAIENQQSKITYNYGAAANQTTMLKVDYLHEQDFNGDGMVVAVLDSGFPNVINNPAFSHIVSDGRLLGTYDFALRQENVDGTGSHGAQTFSDIGGFISGQFVGTAPEASFYLFRTEFGPSENPVEEAWWVEALERSDSLGVDVVNTSLGYRGYDNSAYDHSYEDLDGQTTIGARGANHAFDKGMILVTSAGNGGSSGFPFVGTPGDSPGMLTIGAVDSDGDYVSFSSIGPTIDGRVKPDVMAQGRNAAVVSSNGNVTTSNGTSFSSPIMAGAVASLWQARPEVPNAQIMQVVRESAHLFNNPTDRMGYGIPNFEDALNNLLFLEQKTSY